One Primulina huaijiensis isolate GDHJ02 chromosome 8, ASM1229523v2, whole genome shotgun sequence genomic region harbors:
- the LOC140982214 gene encoding heavy metal-associated isoprenylated plant protein 19: MAGKARCMVMRVNLDCNACCRKMRRILLNMKEIETHLIEKQQYKVSVCGRFDPANVAIKIRKKMKRRVEILEIQELSNGDNGFLDEMHHFRPQPASGPTLLYN; encoded by the exons ATGGCAGGAAAG GCTCGTTGCATGGTGATGAGGGTCAACCTAGACTGCAATGCTTGTTGCAGAAAAATGAGAAGAATCCTCCTAAATATGAAAG AAATAGAGACACATCTGATAGAGAAACAACAATACAAGGTAAGCGTTTGCGGGAGATTCGATCCCGCGAATGTGGCTATAAAGATAAGAAAGAAGATGAAGAGACGGGTGGAGATTCTTGAAATTCAAGAGTTGAGCAATGGGGACAATGGATTTTTAGATGAAATGCATCATTTTCGACCACAACCTGCGTCAGGACCAACTTTGTTGTATAACTAG